One window from the genome of Hydra vulgaris chromosome 02, alternate assembly HydraT2T_AEP encodes:
- the LOC136076116 gene encoding uncharacterized protein LOC136076116 codes for MAGSSSKRLDLRSLEDLMNESESDVDDPESDEYRPSSNSSSDAVQESSGDDTEEEAHVEPEPTLPPPVPQQRKGCKRQRNESKKEVAKRKRNSGVAYTGHRGILKASRSVKPYMHRCRYKCCLNITEDQRQTVFNYFWKLGSFDLQTAYLNGCVKVGEPKRVNANATAIKTISKTISLMGHRVCKDFFLKTLDISNSRFCHVTKNRSKSGISPQDGRGKWPDKHKISDCDLDFVRSHINLFPKYKSHYSRHDNPNKTYLPSHLILQCMYNMYVEKCVEVNRKPVLLWCYRNIFNKDFNISFHPPHTDTCHKCDRFENLLKTCVDGEANSIKTERDLHHRKADKALESKRSAKQQGKCEDTVVAITFDLQQTLSTPVLTTN; via the exons ATGGCGGGATCGTCGTCTAAACGACTTGATTTGAGGTCTTTAGAAGATCTAATGAATg AATCTGAGTCCGATGTGGACGATCCTGAGAGCGACGAGTATCGACCGTCGTCAAACTCTTCTTCGGATGCTGTTCAGGAATCCAGTGGAGACGATACTGAAGAAGAAGCACATGTTGAACCTGAGCCTACCCTACCTCCTCCAGTTCCTCAACAGAGAAAAGGTTGTAAGCGACAACGGAACGAAAGTAAGAAGGAAGTTGCTAAGAGGAAGCGTAACTCTGGAGTCGCATATACCGGCCACAGAGGCATTCTTAAAGCAAGCAGATCTGTGAAACCTTACATGCACAGGTGCCGTTACAAATGCTGCTTAAATATAACTGAAGACCAGCGACAAACTGTCTTCAATTATTTCTGGAAGCTTGGTTCGTTTGACCTTCAAACGGCATATCTGAATGGGTGTGTGAAGGTCGGTGAGCCGAAAAGGGTGAATGCAAATGCTACTGCAATTAAGACCATCTCGAAAACTATATCCTTAATGGGCCATCGAGTGtgtaaagacttttttttaaagacactAGACATATCAAACTCTCGTTTTTGTCATGTTACGAAAAATAGGTCCAAAAGCGGGATATCTCCCCAAGACGGTCGAGGAAAGTGGCCAGACAAGCATAAGATCTCGGATTGTGATCTAGACTTCGTACGGTCGCACATTAACTTGTTCCCAAAATATAAGAGTCACTACAGTAGGCATGATAACCCCAACAAGACTTATCTTCCATCTCACCTCATATTACAGTGCATGTACAACATGTACGTAGAAAAGTGTGTAGAAGTCAACCGGAAGCCCGTTCTGCTGTGGTGCTACAGGAACATATTCAACAAGGACTTCAACATCAGTTTTCATCCACCTCACACGGATACTTGTCATAAATGTGATCGGTTTGAAAACCTATTGAAGACCTGCGTTGACGGTGAGGCAAACAGTATAAAAACGGAACGGGATCTTCATCACCGGAAGGCTGACAAAGCGTTGGAATCTAAAAGGTCAGCCAAACAACAGGGAAAGTGTGAGGATACCGTTGTGGCTATCACATTTGATCTGCAACAAACTCTATCGACCCCAGTTCTTAcaacaaattaa